Proteins from a genomic interval of Bradyrhizobium sp. CCGB01:
- a CDS encoding phage head-tail joining protein codes for MADLTALQAQLDTLKSAYRSGTRSLEYDGRSITYTSGEEMRAAIASLQGEIAQITGTATATVAVVRSTKGY; via the coding sequence ATGGCCGACCTCACGGCATTGCAGGCGCAACTCGACACGCTGAAGAGCGCGTACCGTTCCGGTACGCGCTCGCTGGAGTACGACGGCCGTTCGATCACCTACACCAGCGGCGAGGAGATGCGCGCGGCTATCGCCTCGCTTCAGGGCGAGATCGCGCAGATCACCGGTACGGCGACGGCGACGGTCGCCGTCGTGCGCTCGACGAAAGGTTATTGA